AAACACACCtaaagtgcaaaaaaataaataaaaacctcaGTATCAGAAATACTAACATAACTCATGCTCAACTTTCAAAATTATTGCAGAAGCCagtttcacccccccccccccaaaaaaaaacataaaaaaaaaaaaaaaaaaaaaaaaaaaaatcacagacatATATATGCATCAATCCATGACCATAACACCTTGCTGTTTACACTGTGCATTTGCCATCTAAAATTTTCActgtgttctgcttcatcctaCTGAAACCTCCACAGAAGTATACGACTTACTCAAATCGTACTGCAGCCTCTTGCAAGAAACTTTTGTCAAAAAACCACCGGAAGAAAACGTCCAAACTGCAAAGACACAAGAAATAAATCATCTAAAATATTTAGGGTGACAATTTTGCTTGTATTGTTGGgcagagcaaaataaaaagatgctGTACCTGGTGAGTCCAAGGGAGGGCAACAACAGGACCATAAAAATCAAGAAAGTGTAGCATTTATGCATTGTGGTCCTGTTCTCTCCTGACCTATACAACCaaataaaagatgaacacaTTATAAAATAATGGAACACACCAAATCATCTTAAACCTTAAAGTAAGACAACATAACTGTCAAATATTGTGGACTGCAGAGAGTGTTAAACATACCGGGTCCAGTGCCTTTCGAAGAAGGTCGAGTAGTAAACAATAGTAGGAAGTAAAGCagagaaagaccacagaagaagagTGGGGAAGAACTGTGTGACGATTGGATTCTGGTGGACAGATCAGAGAGACAAGGACACGTTTATGCAATGAAACAGGTGAATTCCTGCACTTCTGTATCAGGATAGAGGCTTGTGATGGCTTGAAATCAAatgctgaccaaaaaaaaaaaaaaaaaaaaaaaaaaaaaaggaacgaTATGCTTATAAATTCCAATTTAACTGATGGTATTCAAATTTGGGCACTCACATTTAAGTACTCCACTGGTTTGGTAACATTGAACTTGTCCATGGTGGTGATGATAATAGCAGGCGtggtgagaaagaagaggagtaTGAAGAGGCTAATGTTGATTACAAAGCAGCGGAGCCACCACTTGAATCCTCCCACTGACAGATGCTCCCTGTGGGATAAAGGTTATATAACAGTTAGACTGACACAGTCTGATGACCTGCAGTTATGGACGCAGCTGGCCAGTAAATTGatactgcagtttaaaaaaaacaacatactaTCTGGAGTGAGAAAGTCTTGTTTCTTGTTACATCCCTAGCAACCCTACTGTGGGTttgctgtgtgggtgtgttgtgTGGATCTCTCCCCAGTCTCATGTGTGGCCCCTCTTTCTGTGGAGCCAGTGAGCAGCTCAGTCCACTCAGCAAACAGACCTTGGCGTATATGAACTGAGAGATAGAGACCAGGACCAGAGCCTTGGCACTGAACTGTGTGCCAGCAGTTGCtcacttgtgtgtgtgcgttttgaTAAACTTATTGACTTATCGATTTTCTTTGACCCTTtctgagtttttatttagtgtttcttctcattcttaATAGTAATTGTTGCTTGGCTGATTCTCTTGGAGTTTAACTTTTGATAAAAGCAAAATCTTAGTTTTGTTCCATCTTCCTTTTCATTCAGATACTTTTATTCTTACTTTCCCCTCAACTTCCAAGGGAATGTAATGggactgaattgaattaatcatCAGTTAAGACCATTACAAATGAACAATTACACATTTGCAACACTTGCGTGTTACTTAAAAGTGTTCTTACCAGTAAACATTTTGTGGATCAGGGGCATAGCTGACGGTCCAGTTGTGTGTGCGCAGTTTGTCGCTGAACAGCGAGCTTGTGGGCTCACGACGACACTGACAGCCATGAAACTTGCAGGCATTGAAGTCCTTTAAAATTCTGGGAACAGAGATCAGACTGGGTGATGAGCCGTAGAAtgaatgagttaaaaaaaaaaaatgccacagacACACATCGAGTTTTTTTTACCATATGTAAGTGTACAAACATCGCACATGTATACATGTGaataacaaaaatgaataaattaaataaacagaaaacactaacaagaggagcctacagAGAGTTTATAAagtcttggaaaagcaaatgtgtttggcacagaagtgcattcagatcatgattctgattctgaaatctGCCAGACAGGACACGTTatcaaaagacaaaataatttataaagTATACATACATCGCAGCTGCACGCTCGTCCTCAAAGGTGACAAAGGCCATTCCTAAAGGTTTCGAGTTCaccttctccctctccttcctgTATTCTTCTCTTAAGCGTGCCTCCAAACTGGTATAGAAGCTCACGGCCTCTTCCTaaggaggaaaaaacacacacacacacacacacacacacacacacacacacacacacacgtttttatggtttacattttactttttcccCCCTGAGATTACTTAATAACTCTGTTATTTACTTCATTTAGAACATTTATCATATCAGGATAACCAAGCATCTTTGAAAACAGAGCAGGACATAAGTTAGATACCAGGAAACTCAGACACCAGTTAGAAAGGCTGAGACATGGatgttttatgttgtatttttgcATTTCATAGGATTCAACATGTGTTGATGTCATTTAGATTAAATTATTAATTCAGGTCTATTACAACACCAGAGGAGTACTACGAAGCACGTTCTTTGTATTAGCCGTCTCAACGAGGCCTGAAACCCTAATCAGAAATAAGAGTTATCAACCCAGAAACTTTAAACTTGTTGCATTTAAATAATATGGGCTTTTTAGGGCATTAAGTAACTGTCCCATAGCTTAATGAAGGAGAGATGGAAAACACATTGTGATGACTAAGTCAAAAAAGAAATTTATTCTAGTGATAACATTCATAACATTGAAAATGCTGACTTTAGGCCAAACCTATCTGATTGACCTTGCTACACAGCATACCCTTCATATCCCAGTAACAGCTGACAATGTCACACTTtaataaacacaaagacacagagctTTGCACCGACAGATATCACAactaaaacaaatataaaagccATAAAATGCAACATTATGTTTAGATATAAGCTTGTAAACCAGTATTAGAAGTTTGCTGATAAAGTTATATCGTACTCACCTGTTCACACCCTTTAATGATACAACAGCAAAGGTGTCCACAGGGCTTTGGGTTAACCATGGTAACTATCCCCTTTGCTTTCTGGTCAACAAAGAATTTTTTACTGCGCTCTGCCTTCTTcctgaatttaaaaacagcaattaAGATTATTGGAGCTGAGGAGCCAATCAGAAACTTCTAAAATACACCTTAAAACACTACAAACAGGCAAATGCATATTTAGTGAAAACACTGTTACCTTTCAGTGCCGAGATACATCAATTTGGCAACATCGTAGCAGAGACGAGCATCCCGTACATGACAGCCATATGCTTTCCTGTGAACCAAGGGCAGGGAAGGAGACAGACTGGGTAAGTTTTAAAAAGCGCTGATCCATAACACATTCCTTAGAATATCAACAAAGTGACTGTACAGTAGATCTGTTGCACGTTACTATTGCATTTTTAAGTCAAAAACCTTTTAtcatttttctatttcattaaaaacactTTCTGAGATCGCAATTAAGTGGGAGGCCTTTTGCAGTCTGGGAGCACACACAGGATTATAGTTAATACTATTTGGTCAAGTAGGCGTTGAgccaaacacccccccccccccccccttcaatcCTGGAGCACAGTGGCACATGACTTGCTTAAtgctgctcatctgccttctATTATGGAAAATTACACATATAGTCCTGCGATTGTCTGACTCCAAACATAAGAACCATGAAAAGGCAGCTTTTAACAGAAAAGAGAATGGCTCTCATATAACTTATTACATTTACTGCAAAGCTTGCTGACATGGCACGAAATTACTGCACAATTTTTATACACAGAGAAATTTAACTATTATGGAGACAAACTGTGGAgccagtgataaaaaaaaaaaaacctcagaggAATCCTTACTTAAAGTGTTCTTTTATCTCCTTCTCTTCTGCATATTTGTGGATCCGATTAATGAATAAAGTGCGCTTAACCTATGAAAAAGTGAGAAGATCAACAATTACTAATACCACACAGATTTGTGTGCACAGAAAGAATTGTTCAAACTCCCATTTTCTGAAACTGTGCCACCCACCAGGTCATCCTCCTTGTAGTGCATTGTGGATGTGTGCCGTCTCATGCTGtacacagtgagcagcaggtagAGAAATGCGAAGATGGTGTGCAGCCACAGTAGTGCATTACTTGGAAAATAGAAGGTTAAAAAGGGATTTAGTTACAGTGTTTCAAATTAAACCAACCAATGTAATTCTTTTAAGTAAGAATTACTTAATGCTGGATAAAGGAACACTGTAACTCACTCTGGTCCGAGATTTCCTATAGTGGTTCGCCCAAAACTGTAGGCATTGTTTTctgtagaaagaaaaaaggagcaaGACAATCACTTGATTGAAAAGCTGACTCTGCCCACGTTACAGCAGGAAAATGTAGATAGTGGTTTTAATTGGTAGAACAGTAAAAGGATCTTTTTACTGCTAATTTCCAAAAGACATAAAATATGCTTTTAAAGAGGGAAGCACaaacctacatttttttttgtttgtttgtttgcttctttttttttttgggggggggggggggagatagTGGTGGGGGGTGTATTTTTAGGGCGGGTGTCTATGTAGTACAGAAGGTTGCCAAatggaaaaacaataaaaaagtaaaagacacACCAgcaagaacaaacaaaacagtgatCAGGCAGCATCAAACTGGTCCAATATTTAcagcaaaactgaaaagaaaaaaaaagaaaatgtacacTTCTAAGGTTACTCTTAATTGAATATCAGCTCACCTAGCAGATTGCCAGAGAAGTTCACTGGCAAGATGATGCCAACAGAGAGCACGCCAACCACTACTAACAAGCCAATGATGTGGCGCTGGAAGGACAAGTAATGTACCGCATCATTGCCACACTTCGCAGCGATCTCATCATCCCTTTAGAAAGAACACGGGACAAGTTAAGAGCAATTCAGGACAGAGAAAATCTgctactttttttattaacaatagGCTGTAAGCAGGTGGACTCACTTGATGCGGAATATGGAAGTGAGCCACTCACAGAACCCCTAAAGAAGAATAGCATATATTTCAAGATGTTGTCCCAGTTTTCCTATGGCTTGTTTGAAAGGTTATCATATTTTAAACTATACAGCAGCAAGAGCATACTCACTGCGTCTCGATGTTCAAACTCCAAAGAGCTAGAAACTGAGGTGAGGCGCTCATAGCGTTCAGGCGTGTCAGATGTAGTTGGAGAAACCATACTATATGCAAAAGACGCAACACATATGTAACTACCAAACATCACCACATAGCATACAAGGTTGTTAGCTCTATGTGTCTCAGGACAAAGGGTTTACCTTCAGTATGGAAAAGGTAATGACACAAAACACTAAACACACCCTGAAATGAACTGAAGAGATTCACCCCTGTTAATGCTGTGTGGTTCACAGAGGATTTAAGCTGGTAAAAGTGTAAACCTCAAGAACAATCTCTGCAGTCACATCTCATGCAGTGTTAGGAGGTAAGAGCTACATGTTAAGTGCACCATCACTGTCAGAAGAAAGGTTGCAATAAACATTACAAggcagaaaccattcacagaGGAAGCAACAGAAACCCAGTAAcgatccagaggcagacatGGGGAGCTGTTCCAGCAGAGCCATTTGTATTGTTGGATAAAACACAGCATGACCCCTTACCATTTCCCATTTACAAATTTAACTGCACTCCCCTGGGAGGTGATGGCAATTTATTTTGTACATATCATTATAAAGAGGACCCAGACTCTGCTGGAATTTTAAGATTTATTCATTGCTTAATACTATACAAAGGGATGACATCACCAATCTCTGATGGAATGAGGAGAGAGCCTTAGGGTGGAATTATCAACACTCCTCTCCCACATTTTTGTGAGAAGCTCATGTCAGGTCTAGTACAAGAATTACACTGTAGGTACGTTAGGGCCTGTCTGTGAACAATCACAGATCAAGGAAGTGTTATATTTCCTTGTAAGCGACCTGTCTGTATGTTCATGTGGTGTGCTCACACAGAAGAAGCCTGTGCTTCATAAATGGGTCAATACACAGATTAGTAGATCTGATTAGGACAGTAGGAGAGGACAGGAACACCCAACAGCAGAAGCACAAGAGTGACAAGGAGAGGGAGAACAAGTAGGAGCCCGGCACTAGGAAATGCCTGCAGGAGGAAAATGCCAAACCATCAAGAGTAAAAAGAACATGACAAACCCACTGTGGCCTGGGCAGACAAGAGTTATGATTTAGGTTAACTTCAGAAagggaaaaggaaagaagaaaaggcagTGAGTCTATGGTAAGGAGAGATAACATACGATTCCTGTTCTTCCAGACGACTGTACAATGTTTCCCTCCTTCttctaaaaaaagaaacaaaaaaagcaaatcaaaGCCTTCAGCTTAGTTAAGAGGAAATCACTGTTGGCAAAAAAGGGTActggtttagagaaaatctgGGTAGGCTTATTACACCACAGGTATACCAATGAAGGTTTCTCTTCACACCAGGATACATTATCTAGCCATATACATGTATTTAGAGCCTGGGATGTAGTAACTAACAGCTCTAACAAGACAAAAACCATAAGTAATCCCCATTTTGTATTGTCCAACTTTCCTGGAACGGTAACATCCTCTTTTCAGAACTtataaaaaaagacaatgatCTAAAGCCAGCACAGTGTTGTGGGACAAACAGCTACATTTCCTGTCTGTTACAAAAGTGTTCCATGCTGCCACCCCCTCCCATCCTCCCACCATGCTGCAACCCCACTCTCTGCTCACATGCAGCTGTAAAAATAGTGTAGCTGCAACAtcccacaaacacagcagtgggacaTGGGTAGTGGAGCACTGTGTCATGTACCTTCCTGGGTTCACAGTCAAAGAGGTCTGAAACCAGTCTCAGTAATTTAATCAGGCCTCTTGTTTC
This is a stretch of genomic DNA from Archocentrus centrarchus isolate MPI-CPG fArcCen1 chromosome 15, fArcCen1, whole genome shotgun sequence. It encodes these proteins:
- the tmem63ba gene encoding CSC1-like protein 2 isoform X2 — translated: MQKVLILIIAIWGVRVSCTSLSPTKAPNETKEYCYSARIRSTVLQGLPFGGVPTVLALDFMCFLGLLFVFSILRKVAWDYGRLALVTDPDSMVSPTTSDTPERYERLTSVSSSLEFEHRDAGFCEWLTSIFRIKDDEIAAKCGNDAVHYLSFQRHIIGLLVVVGVLSVGIILPVNFSGNLLENNAYSFGRTTIGNLGPDNALLWLHTIFAFLYLLLTVYSMRRHTSTMHYKEDDLVKRTLFINRIHKYAEEKEIKEHFKKAYGCHVRDARLCYDVAKLMYLGTERKKAERSKKFFVDQKAKGIVTMVNPKPCGHLCCCIIKGCEQEEAVSFYTSLEARLREEYRKEREKVNSKPLGMAFVTFEDERAAAIILKDFNACKFHGCQCRREPTSSLFSDKLRTHNWTVSYAPDPQNVYWEHLSVGGFKWWLRCFVINISLFILLFFLTTPAIIITTMDKFNVTKPVEYLNNPIVTQFFPTLLLWSFSALLPTIVYYSTFFERHWTRSGENRTTMHKCYTFLIFMVLLLPSLGLTSLDVFFRWFFDKSFLQEAAVRFECVFLPDNGAFFVNYVIASAFIGNAMDLLRIPGLLMYMIRLCLARSAADRRNVKRHQAYEFQFGAAYAWMMCVFTVVMTYSITCPIIVPFGLMYMLLKHLADRYNMYYAYLPSKLDKKIHSGAVNQVVAAPILCLFWLLFFSTVRLGFSAGTSMFTFVVLIITIIIYLCHVIFGYFKYFSAHNYKTETQVTDGAQNGDVVGPPTANKPAYIAQVLQELNSDEAGSASGDDDSQGSSQDEQIINVDHGLNEDFQSGEDSLIDNEVR
- the tmem63ba gene encoding CSC1-like protein 2 isoform X1, with protein sequence MQKVLILIIAIWGVRVSCTSLSPTKAPNETKEYCYSARIRSTVLQGLPFGGVPTVLALDFMCFLGLLFVFSILRKVAWDYGRLALVTDPDRRRRETLYSRLEEQESMVSPTTSDTPERYERLTSVSSSLEFEHRDAGFCEWLTSIFRIKDDEIAAKCGNDAVHYLSFQRHIIGLLVVVGVLSVGIILPVNFSGNLLENNAYSFGRTTIGNLGPDNALLWLHTIFAFLYLLLTVYSMRRHTSTMHYKEDDLVKRTLFINRIHKYAEEKEIKEHFKKAYGCHVRDARLCYDVAKLMYLGTERKKAERSKKFFVDQKAKGIVTMVNPKPCGHLCCCIIKGCEQEEAVSFYTSLEARLREEYRKEREKVNSKPLGMAFVTFEDERAAAIILKDFNACKFHGCQCRREPTSSLFSDKLRTHNWTVSYAPDPQNVYWEHLSVGGFKWWLRCFVINISLFILLFFLTTPAIIITTMDKFNVTKPVEYLNNPIVTQFFPTLLLWSFSALLPTIVYYSTFFERHWTRSGENRTTMHKCYTFLIFMVLLLPSLGLTSLDVFFRWFFDKSFLQEAAVRFECVFLPDNGAFFVNYVIASAFIGNAMDLLRIPGLLMYMIRLCLARSAADRRNVKRHQAYEFQFGAAYAWMMCVFTVVMTYSITCPIIVPFGLMYMLLKHLADRYNMYYAYLPSKLDKKIHSGAVNQVVAAPILCLFWLLFFSTVRLGFSAGTSMFTFVVLIITIIIYLCHVIFGYFKYFSAHNYKTETQVTDGAQNGDVVGPPTANKPAYIAQVLQELNSDEAGSASGDDDSQGSSQDEQIINVDHGLNEDFQSGEDSLIDNEVR